Proteins from one Vibrio coralliirubri genomic window:
- a CDS encoding DMT family transporter: MSDITKATTFMLLSTFSLSLSGLMAKYLSEVMPVSLLSFVRFLLPSLFLFLFLMFYKITKPSLDMWKPLVMRAIFMVACQWCFLTSLQTLTLVEGVVLFSTGPLFIPLLEKLIFGTKIHTTTIACLAITFFGVVMMAGDWSQFEFGSEFFRPALLLGLLAGVFNSGSQVSLYRASKTSLTPAELNAWTFLVAAILVIPMLVLTSVSAVPDVFKGDSVYGALTTLLSFDDLRWIGLGAFGLALFTINTQIFRSKAYKLADSGSQLAPLIFTNMLFSALWQGLFFDDVFSTQQIIGINLIVVASITNTLLAKRHSKAKAKQTPRVTVAVATVVDVAVLDSAAKS; encoded by the coding sequence ATGTCTGATATTACCAAGGCGACGACTTTCATGTTGTTGTCGACGTTCAGTTTGTCTTTGAGTGGCTTGATGGCCAAGTATCTATCTGAAGTGATGCCAGTCTCGTTACTCAGTTTTGTGCGTTTTTTGTTACCCAGTCTGTTCTTATTCTTATTCTTGATGTTTTACAAAATAACGAAACCTTCACTCGATATGTGGAAACCTTTAGTGATGAGAGCGATCTTTATGGTGGCGTGTCAGTGGTGTTTCCTTACTTCACTACAAACCTTAACGCTGGTTGAAGGTGTGGTGTTATTCAGTACGGGTCCGCTGTTTATTCCATTGTTAGAAAAATTAATATTCGGAACTAAGATTCATACAACGACTATCGCATGTTTAGCAATTACATTTTTCGGCGTAGTGATGATGGCAGGGGATTGGTCGCAGTTTGAGTTTGGTTCGGAGTTTTTTAGACCTGCGCTATTGCTCGGGCTTCTAGCGGGTGTGTTTAATTCTGGCTCGCAAGTGAGTCTGTACCGAGCATCTAAAACTAGCCTGACACCAGCAGAGCTTAACGCATGGACCTTTTTAGTCGCAGCAATACTTGTTATACCTATGCTCGTGTTGACTTCTGTTTCTGCTGTACCAGATGTATTTAAGGGGGATAGTGTGTATGGAGCTTTAACGACTTTGCTGTCGTTTGATGACTTGCGTTGGATTGGACTTGGTGCATTTGGACTCGCACTGTTTACCATCAATACTCAAATTTTCCGCTCCAAGGCTTATAAGCTTGCAGACAGCGGTTCCCAGTTGGCACCACTGATTTTTACTAACATGCTGTTTAGCGCTTTATGGCAGGGGTTGTTCTTTGATGATGTGTTTTCTACTCAGCAGATAATTGGCATTAACCTGATTGTTGTGGCGAGCATTACCAACACGCTATTAGCGAAGAGACACAGCAAAGCAAAAGCCAAGCAAACGCCGCGAGTCACAGTGGCTGTAGCGACTGTAGTGGACGTTGCGGTATTGGACTCGGCAGCTAAAAGCTAA
- a CDS encoding LysR substrate-binding domain-containing protein → MKKLVPLKSVYAFIAVAETGSMTDAARVLYVSHSAVSQAIKSLEQLVNKPLFQRVGRRVVLNAAGKRYYRKVAPALEQVIEATEELARTPNDHRITLNMVNSLAMHWWIPRVPEFQAFAPSLDIRISTLTGPFDIEQEGVDIALVHGKPNEWEQYYSEKLGDDELVLVCSPALLKNQTGLNVQQLVKQNPTIGAFNPRRQHDWQVWCDHYQIPMPTFHSNLTFDVSIQAVQAAIRSLGVLVTHRLFVKDDINHGMLVELGEPVANPHQDFYFVCPKNKLKQESVLKLRTWLRHEFTRSETSLSDVIQE, encoded by the coding sequence ATGAAGAAACTCGTTCCGCTTAAATCCGTTTATGCTTTCATTGCTGTTGCTGAAACCGGCAGCATGACCGACGCTGCTCGAGTGTTGTATGTCAGTCATTCGGCAGTAAGCCAAGCCATCAAATCACTAGAGCAACTGGTTAATAAACCGCTATTTCAGCGAGTAGGTCGTCGTGTTGTTCTTAATGCCGCCGGTAAGCGATATTATCGAAAGGTCGCGCCTGCACTTGAGCAAGTGATAGAAGCCACCGAAGAGCTTGCCAGAACGCCTAACGATCACCGCATTACCCTCAACATGGTCAACTCGCTCGCAATGCACTGGTGGATCCCTCGAGTCCCCGAATTTCAAGCATTTGCTCCCTCACTTGATATCCGTATTTCGACATTAACCGGCCCTTTCGATATCGAACAAGAAGGTGTCGATATTGCCCTCGTACATGGCAAGCCAAACGAATGGGAACAATATTACAGCGAAAAGCTCGGCGACGATGAACTAGTCTTGGTGTGCAGCCCTGCTCTATTGAAAAACCAGACCGGATTAAACGTCCAGCAACTTGTGAAACAAAACCCAACCATTGGTGCGTTTAACCCAAGACGACAGCATGACTGGCAGGTGTGGTGTGATCATTATCAAATACCAATGCCGACGTTCCACAGTAACTTGACGTTCGATGTCTCGATTCAAGCCGTGCAAGCTGCAATTCGTTCGCTTGGTGTTTTAGTCACTCACCGCTTGTTTGTGAAAGATGACATCAACCATGGGATGCTTGTGGAGTTGGGCGAACCCGTCGCTAACCCACACCAAGATTTCTATTTTGTTTGCCCAAAAAACAAATTAAAACAAGAAAGTGTGCTAAAACTGAGAACATGGTTGAGGCATGAATTCACACGCTCAGAGACATCACTGAGCGATGTTATTCAAGAGTAA